Proteins encoded by one window of Bacteroidota bacterium:
- a CDS encoding PorV/PorQ family protein, producing the protein MNIKTLAFGIAGFITLSNLPVHAQLFPKYSNEFLSIGVGARAQAMGNSVVASTNDVTAGYWNPAGLVLKQGDMQLGLQHAELFTGIIKYDYAALCAPIDATRAIGFSMVRMAVDDIPDTTELIDPDGNVNYDKVKSFSAADYGFIISYSKQTKKAGLRYGGNAKIIHRRAGDFAKAWGFGLDAGLQYDKGNWKFAVMGRDITSTFNAWTFNSEKLNTVFAQTGNEIPENGLELTAPKIIPGAAYSWKITNKFNLLTELNADINLDGKRNVLIKSNALSIDPHIGAEIGYDNFLFVRAGAKNIQKVENIDKSVSTVSQPTLGIGLKIKNVSLDYAISNIGSQAGIPYSHIFSFRWSIIKQKKEKKE; encoded by the coding sequence ATGAACATAAAAACACTCGCTTTCGGGATAGCCGGATTTATTACGCTATCCAATTTACCTGTCCATGCACAACTATTTCCAAAATACAGTAACGAGTTTCTTTCGATTGGTGTGGGTGCGCGCGCACAGGCAATGGGCAACAGCGTGGTTGCCAGCACCAATGATGTAACAGCAGGATATTGGAATCCGGCAGGCCTGGTGCTTAAGCAGGGCGATATGCAGCTAGGCTTACAACACGCTGAATTATTTACCGGCATTATCAAGTATGACTATGCCGCCTTATGTGCACCTATTGATGCAACTCGTGCCATTGGATTTTCGATGGTGCGCATGGCAGTCGATGATATTCCTGACACTACCGAATTGATAGATCCCGATGGCAATGTAAATTACGATAAAGTAAAAAGTTTTTCGGCAGCCGATTATGGCTTTATCATTTCGTATTCGAAGCAAACAAAAAAAGCAGGTTTGCGTTATGGTGGCAATGCTAAAATAATACATCGCAGGGCTGGCGATTTTGCCAAAGCTTGGGGCTTTGGCCTCGATGCCGGTTTACAGTATGACAAAGGCAATTGGAAGTTTGCTGTGATGGGCCGCGATATAACAAGCACGTTTAATGCATGGACATTTAACAGCGAAAAATTAAATACCGTGTTTGCTCAAACCGGAAACGAAATTCCTGAAAATGGCCTTGAGCTTACTGCACCAAAAATAATTCCCGGGGCCGCTTATAGTTGGAAAATAACCAATAAATTTAACCTGCTTACGGAACTTAATGCAGATATAAATCTGGATGGCAAGCGCAACGTATTGATAAAATCAAATGCACTCAGCATTGATCCTCATATTGGTGCCGAAATTGGATACGACAACTTCCTCTTTGTGCGAGCCGGTGCAAAAAATATTCAGAAGGTGGAGAATATTGATAAATCGGTTTCAACCGTTTCGCAACCAACCTTGGGAATTGGCTTAAAAATTAAAAACGTTAGTCTTGATTATGCTATTAGTAATATTGGCAGTCAGGCAGGTATTCCTTACTCGCACATCTTCAGCTTCCGATGGAGCATTATCAAACAGAAAAAAGAAAAGAAGGAATAA
- a CDS encoding transposase: MPNTYSQIYIQIFFAVKGRKNLIAPQYREDLHKYITGIVQKREQKLLSIFCMPDHTHILVGLTPSIAISDLVRDIKAGSSKFNWQEGFGAFSYSKSQIDNVSKYFLNQEAHHKKRTFREEYIDFLKKFEIEYDERYLFDWIE, translated from the coding sequence ATGCCAAACACATATTCACAAATATATATTCAGATTTTTTTTGCTGTAAAAGGAAGAAAAAATTTAATAGCCCCGCAATACCGTGAAGATTTGCATAAATACATTACAGGTATTGTTCAAAAACGAGAACAAAAATTATTATCAATATTTTGTATGCCAGACCATACTCATATTTTAGTAGGGTTAACACCGTCTATTGCAATTTCAGATTTAGTAAGAGATATCAAAGCGGGCTCATCCAAATTCAATTGGCAAGAGGGATTTGGAGCATTTTCGTATTCAAAAAGCCAGATTGATAACGTATCCAAATACTTTTTAAATCAGGAAGCTCATCATAAGAAAAGGACCTTTAGAGAAGAATATATTGATTTTCTAAAGAAGTTTGAAATTGAATATGATGAACGATATTTATTTGATTGGATAGAATGA
- the pssA gene encoding CDP-diacylglycerol--serine O-phosphatidyltransferase: MITCGNLLMGVTGIIYCLNGHLEQAAYCIYIAALLDFLDGFVARKLNVSSPIGKDLDSLADCVTFGTLPGLIVFTLVIYPATSAQFIADINSHSALTLLVAGCALLIPVFSALRLAKFNNDTRQSDSFIGVPTPANTLFISSFIFLQANDGSNYIHLLTNNAMSNGSLHYLQLGQVFVILLLCYLLVAELPLIALKFKTFDLQPNFLRYALIVCSVLLLIIFKFAAFAFIIPLYIILSIVAGMLIKKTL, from the coding sequence ATGATTACCTGTGGCAATCTGCTAATGGGAGTAACGGGTATTATCTATTGCCTCAATGGGCATCTAGAACAAGCGGCTTATTGCATCTATATAGCAGCATTGCTAGATTTTTTGGATGGCTTTGTTGCCCGTAAGTTAAATGTAAGTAGCCCCATTGGCAAAGACCTTGATTCGCTTGCTGATTGTGTAACCTTTGGTACCCTGCCCGGATTAATAGTTTTTACCTTAGTTATTTACCCGGCCACATCCGCTCAATTTATTGCTGATATTAACTCGCACTCAGCACTTACTTTATTGGTTGCAGGTTGTGCCTTACTTATACCAGTGTTTAGTGCCTTGCGGCTGGCAAAGTTTAATAATGACACCCGCCAAAGCGATTCGTTTATTGGTGTGCCCACCCCGGCAAATACCTTATTCATTTCATCTTTTATTTTTTTGCAAGCCAACGATGGCAGTAATTATATACACCTACTCACGAACAATGCTATGTCAAATGGAAGCTTGCACTATTTGCAACTTGGGCAGGTGTTTGTTATTTTACTGCTTTGTTATTTGCTCGTTGCCGAATTACCTTTAATCGCGCTTAAGTTTAAAACATTTGACTTACAACCAAATTTTTTGCGCTATGCACTTATTGTTTGCAGTGTGTTGCTATTAATAATTTTTAAATTTGCCGCCTTCGCATTTATCATTCCACTGTATATAATACTGTCAATTGTGGCAGGTATGTTAATTAAAAAAACTTTATGA
- the purS gene encoding phosphoribosylformylglycinamidine synthase subunit PurS: MKYKASVNIMPMKALLDPQGKAVTASMQNIGIPEIENVRIGKHITLEIEAPDAATAKTRVEEACKKLLANLIMEEYEVVVE; this comes from the coding sequence ATGAAATACAAAGCATCTGTAAACATTATGCCTATGAAAGCCTTGCTCGACCCACAAGGAAAAGCGGTTACAGCAAGCATGCAAAATATTGGTATCCCCGAAATTGAGAATGTTCGCATAGGCAAGCATATCACACTTGAAATAGAAGCCCCCGATGCAGCTACTGCAAAAACACGAGTAGAAGAAGCCTGCAAAAAACTCCTTGCCAATTTAATTATGGAGGAGTACGAGGTGGTAGTGGAGTGA
- the lptB gene encoding LPS export ABC transporter ATP-binding protein: MKLRSSHLVKKYKSRTVVNDVSIELEQGEIVGLLGPNGAGKTTTFYMTVGLIKPNAGKVFLDDLEITDEPMYKRARLGIGYLAQEASVFRTLSVEDNIKAVLEMTSLSKAEQYEKCEALLEEFGLNKVRKSNGNVLSGGERRRTEIARALAVNPKFILLDEPFAGVDPIAVEDIQQIVSKLKTKNIGILITDHNVHETLGITDRAYLLFEGKILKHGTPRELADDETVRRVYLGQNFELRS; this comes from the coding sequence ATGAAACTTCGCTCGTCACATCTTGTAAAAAAATATAAAAGCCGCACCGTAGTAAACGATGTTAGCATCGAGTTGGAGCAAGGTGAGATTGTAGGTTTGCTTGGCCCCAATGGTGCGGGTAAGACTACCACTTTTTATATGACCGTTGGATTGATTAAACCCAATGCGGGCAAAGTTTTTTTAGACGATCTTGAAATTACCGATGAGCCCATGTACAAGCGCGCCCGCCTTGGCATTGGATACCTGGCACAGGAAGCAAGCGTGTTTCGCACATTGAGTGTAGAAGACAATATTAAAGCGGTACTTGAAATGACTTCGCTCAGCAAAGCGGAGCAGTATGAAAAATGCGAAGCACTACTCGAAGAGTTTGGATTGAATAAAGTACGTAAAAGCAATGGCAATGTACTCTCAGGTGGTGAAAGGCGCAGAACCGAAATTGCAAGAGCGTTGGCTGTAAATCCCAAATTTATTTTGCTCGATGAGCCTTTTGCCGGTGTAGACCCCATTGCTGTAGAAGATATACAACAGATAGTTTCTAAACTTAAAACAAAAAATATCGGCATACTCATTACCGATCATAATGTACACGAAACGCTTGGCATTACCGACCGTGCATATCTTTTATTCGAAGGCAAAATATTAAAACACGGCACACCCCGCGAACTTGCCGATGATGAAACCGTGCGCAGAGTTTATCTGGGACAAAATTTTGAGCTACGCTCATAA
- a CDS encoding S8 family peptidase codes for MKKFLSFPLLFLCALSFSQQAQHNHAIAKIIERESKSNRLVPVFVQGDITAIKSVVQELQGVFVHHSGNIAAVQIREKDLTQFIQSKGVLRVESGMSRYIPLNDTMRVNNFIQQIHDGNVPLSQPYKGTGVVYGFIDTGIDYTHPDLQDTTGKTRFAYIWDQTKPAATNTPAPFNYGQEWDKTAIDNGQCTQTANYHGTLVAGIGAANNNGIGHNEGAAPEATLIGVNFDFSNSTNKLADAVAYIYDKANLLGMPCVINASLGDYYGSHDGQDLEAQQIKNYITAQPGRLMTAAIGNKGDDSLHLGYNASSTTRFTWFKFDPNLNSFIPGLGYYIQVWGDTADFKNINFNIGMDESKDYYSYKGNTPDFNVLNSLLLNKYDTLKNGAGQRLAIINRYSFIQGGVYSLEYYIFPDSSNYLVRLNSSGSGHLDLWNIIFSGNPYYPSGMVIRDLPSVAINPDIANYEMPDNDQNMVSSFACLDEVATAGNYFNRKDHIDCALNPQSLIAEQRGSIVPNSSTGPTRDGRQKPDVAASGSYNMSCIPVAFWPQLPTIKQSLDGCKHWASGGSSFAAPVIGGTGALFLELYPTLIPADFIKCLRSNTYSDTFTGSNLPNNKWGSGKLNSFATLTNCSVTSINDTEINDLLLVAPNPATVVLTVTLYVSSGSTPQLSVYSIDGMLQYTTSLATANGKIVHSLDCKNFSAGLYMVMVNNGGKISYSKFVKE; via the coding sequence ATGAAAAAATTTCTCTCTTTTCCATTATTATTTCTTTGTGCTCTATCCTTTTCGCAACAAGCACAACACAATCATGCTATTGCAAAAATTATTGAGCGCGAAAGCAAAAGCAACCGGTTGGTGCCAGTATTTGTTCAAGGCGATATCACTGCTATAAAATCTGTGGTGCAAGAATTACAAGGTGTGTTTGTGCACCACAGCGGCAACATTGCCGCTGTGCAAATTCGCGAAAAAGATTTGACGCAGTTCATACAATCGAAAGGAGTGCTACGCGTAGAGAGTGGTATGTCGCGATATATTCCACTGAACGATACCATGCGTGTAAATAATTTTATACAACAAATACATGATGGTAATGTTCCCTTGTCGCAACCGTACAAAGGTACCGGAGTGGTGTATGGTTTTATAGATACGGGCATTGATTATACGCATCCTGACTTGCAAGACACCACTGGCAAAACACGATTTGCCTATATATGGGATCAAACCAAACCCGCTGCTACCAATACTCCTGCACCATTCAACTATGGACAAGAGTGGGACAAAACTGCTATCGACAACGGGCAATGCACCCAAACTGCCAACTATCACGGCACCTTGGTTGCCGGCATAGGCGCAGCTAATAATAATGGTATAGGCCACAACGAAGGTGCAGCTCCCGAGGCGACCTTGATTGGCGTGAATTTCGATTTCAGTAATTCAACAAATAAACTTGCCGATGCAGTGGCATACATTTATGATAAAGCTAATTTACTAGGTATGCCCTGTGTTATTAATGCTAGCCTTGGCGATTACTATGGCAGTCATGATGGTCAGGATTTGGAAGCACAACAAATAAAAAATTACATAACCGCACAACCCGGCAGACTTATGACAGCAGCTATTGGAAACAAAGGAGACGACAGCTTACATCTTGGTTACAATGCATCGTCAACTACAAGATTTACCTGGTTTAAATTTGATCCCAATTTAAATAGTTTTATCCCGGGCCTTGGTTACTACATACAAGTGTGGGGCGACACAGCCGATTTTAAAAATATCAATTTCAATATTGGTATGGACGAGTCGAAAGACTATTACAGCTACAAAGGCAATACTCCTGACTTTAATGTACTCAACTCTTTGCTACTGAATAAATACGATACGTTAAAGAATGGTGCAGGCCAAAGGCTTGCCATTATAAACAGATACAGTTTTATACAAGGTGGTGTGTATTCACTTGAGTATTATATTTTTCCCGATAGTTCAAACTATTTGGTAAGGTTAAATAGTAGTGGCAGTGGCCATCTTGATTTGTGGAATATTATATTTAGCGGAAACCCTTATTATCCTTCGGGAATGGTGATAAGAGATTTACCTTCAGTTGCCATCAATCCTGACATTGCAAATTATGAAATGCCCGATAATGATCAAAACATGGTGAGCAGCTTTGCTTGTTTGGATGAAGTAGCTACTGCTGGAAATTATTTCAATCGCAAAGATCACATCGATTGTGCACTTAATCCGCAATCGCTTATTGCCGAGCAGCGTGGCAGTATCGTTCCTAATAGCAGCACAGGCCCTACACGCGATGGCCGTCAAAAGCCTGATGTAGCCGCATCGGGTAGTTATAATATGTCATGCATACCCGTAGCTTTTTGGCCGCAACTACCTACCATTAAGCAATCGCTTGATGGTTGCAAGCATTGGGCAAGTGGTGGCAGCTCGTTTGCCGCGCCCGTTATTGGTGGTACCGGAGCCTTGTTTTTAGAATTGTATCCTACCCTTATTCCAGCAGATTTTATTAAGTGTCTGCGCAGTAATACCTACTCAGATACCTTTACAGGCAGCAACCTCCCAAACAATAAATGGGGCTCGGGAAAATTAAATTCATTTGCTACGCTCACCAATTGCTCAGTAACATCTATTAATGATACGGAAATAAATGACCTGTTGCTGGTAGCTCCAAATCCTGCTACCGTTGTATTAACGGTAACCCTATATGTAAGCAGCGGAAGCACACCCCAGCTATCGGTTTACTCCATAGATGGCATGTTGCAATACACTACCTCATTAGCTACTGCTAATGGAAAAATAGTGCATTCACTCGATTGCAAGAACTTTTCGGCAGGACTGTATATGGTTATGGTTAACAATGGCGGTAAAATTTCGTATTCCAAATTTGTGAAGGAGTAA
- a CDS encoding aromatic ring-hydroxylating dioxygenase subunit alpha produces the protein MSAFNVDSNIARASTIDKSVYTSPEFFISAKEKIFAKTWQYAGHNEQLQKTGDCMPVALLPGYLDEPLIVTNANNSLHCMSNVCTHRGKILAEHACNVNQLRCRYHGRVFDMKGKFKSMPEFKEVENFPSEADNLTRVSFFEWSKFLFASINPIKPAEVFFNDMMQRVAWMPLHEFMHAPQHDKDYLINCNWALYCENYLEGFHVPFVHACLNAVLDFSDYNTELFFPYSNLQLGVSKTSENCFDLPATSPDYGRNIAAYYFWVFPNMMFNFYPWGLSINIIQPLSVDKTKVRFITFIWREELRNTGAGGDLDKVEKEDEEIVESVQKGVQSRFYNKGRYSVTREQGTHHFHRLLAEFLG, from the coding sequence ATGTCTGCATTTAATGTTGATTCCAATATTGCCAGAGCATCTACAATAGATAAATCTGTTTATACATCGCCTGAATTTTTTATTTCGGCCAAGGAAAAAATATTTGCTAAGACGTGGCAGTATGCAGGCCACAATGAGCAACTTCAGAAGACTGGCGACTGTATGCCTGTAGCCTTGTTGCCCGGTTATTTGGATGAGCCATTGATTGTTACCAATGCAAACAATAGTTTGCATTGCATGAGTAATGTATGTACACATCGGGGTAAAATTTTGGCCGAGCATGCGTGTAATGTTAACCAGTTGCGTTGCCGATATCATGGGCGTGTTTTTGATATGAAGGGAAAGTTTAAATCGATGCCTGAGTTTAAGGAAGTAGAAAATTTTCCTTCCGAGGCAGATAACCTAACGAGGGTTTCGTTTTTCGAATGGAGTAAATTTTTATTTGCTTCCATTAATCCCATTAAACCTGCCGAAGTTTTTTTTAATGATATGATGCAACGTGTGGCGTGGATGCCCTTACACGAATTTATGCATGCTCCACAACACGACAAAGATTATTTAATCAATTGCAATTGGGCATTGTATTGTGAAAATTACCTCGAAGGATTTCATGTGCCCTTTGTACATGCCTGCTTGAACGCTGTTCTCGATTTTAGTGATTACAATACCGAATTATTTTTTCCGTATTCAAATTTGCAATTGGGTGTAAGCAAAACAAGCGAAAACTGTTTTGACTTACCTGCAACTTCGCCCGACTATGGACGCAATATAGCTGCCTATTACTTTTGGGTATTCCCCAACATGATGTTTAATTTTTATCCGTGGGGTTTATCCATCAATATAATACAACCACTTTCTGTTGACAAAACAAAGGTGCGCTTTATCACATTTATCTGGCGCGAAGAATTGCGCAACACTGGGGCAGGAGGTGATTTGGATAAAGTAGAAAAGGAAGACGAAGAGATTGTAGAAAGTGTACAGAAAGGGGTACAAAGTCGTTTTTACAACAAAGGCCGATACAGTGTAACACGCGAGCAAGGCACACATCACTTTCATCGATTGCTAGCGGAGTTTTTAGGATGA
- the ruvB gene encoding Holliday junction branch migration DNA helicase RuvB, with translation MNKNLDPEKENLTSIDRDIERALRPLSFDDFTGQHKIIDNLQIFVKAAVKRGEALDHVLLHGPPGLGKTTLAHIITNELKVNIKTTSGPVLDKPGDLAGLLTNLDANDVLFIDEIHRLSPIVEEYLYSAMEDYQIDIMIESGPNARSVQIKINPFTLIGATTRSGLLTSPLRARFGINSRLEYYDSKLLQLIVIRSADILRVQISEDAAFEIARRSRGTPRIANALLRRVRDFAQIKGNGNIDMAIAQYGLNALNVDVNGLDEMDNRILSAIIDKFKGGPVGITTIATAVGEEAGTIEEVYEPFLIQEGYLMRTPRGREATELAYKHLGKKIKNSEGTLFE, from the coding sequence ATGAATAAAAACCTCGATCCCGAAAAAGAAAATCTCACATCGATAGATCGTGACATTGAGAGGGCGTTGCGGCCTTTATCGTTTGATGATTTTACAGGGCAACACAAGATAATTGACAATCTTCAGATATTTGTAAAAGCAGCTGTTAAGCGTGGCGAAGCACTCGACCATGTTTTGTTGCACGGCCCACCGGGATTAGGGAAGACTACGCTTGCACATATTATTACCAACGAACTTAAAGTAAATATTAAAACCACTTCAGGTCCTGTGCTTGATAAACCGGGCGACCTTGCAGGGTTGCTTACCAACCTTGATGCAAATGATGTTTTATTTATTGATGAAATACATCGCCTATCACCCATAGTAGAAGAGTATTTGTATTCGGCTATGGAAGATTATCAGATAGACATCATGATAGAGAGTGGCCCCAATGCTCGTAGTGTGCAAATCAAAATCAATCCGTTTACATTAATTGGCGCCACTACGCGTTCTGGTTTGTTGACTTCACCTTTACGCGCCCGCTTTGGTATCAATTCGAGATTAGAATATTATGATTCTAAATTATTGCAACTGATAGTAATTCGCAGTGCCGATATTTTGCGTGTGCAAATAAGTGAAGATGCTGCCTTTGAAATAGCGCGCAGAAGCCGTGGCACACCACGTATAGCCAATGCCCTGCTACGCAGGGTTCGCGATTTTGCTCAGATAAAAGGTAATGGAAATATTGATATGGCCATTGCACAATATGGATTGAATGCACTTAATGTGGATGTAAATGGATTGGATGAAATGGATAATAGAATACTGAGTGCCATCATTGATAAATTCAAAGGTGGTCCGGTAGGAATTACCACCATAGCAACTGCTGTAGGCGAAGAGGCCGGCACCATTGAAGAAGTATATGAGCCATTCCTGATACAAGAAGGATATTTGATGCGCACCCCGCGAGGACGTGAAGCAACAGAACTTGCTTACAAACATCTTGGTAAGAAAATTAAAAATTCGGAAGGAACTTTGTTTGAATAG
- the mce gene encoding methylmalonyl-CoA epimerase, which translates to MNKIEHIGIAVKNLAAANDTYSTLLNTKPYKQEEVSSEHVLASFFKVGENKIELLEATSEQSAIARFIEKRGEGIHHIAFDVEDIYAEMKRLREAGFTLLNEQPKKGADNKLVCFVHPKDANGVLVELCQEIKKVND; encoded by the coding sequence GTGAATAAAATAGAGCATATCGGTATTGCAGTAAAAAACCTGGCCGCTGCCAATGATACGTACAGCACACTGCTTAATACCAAACCATACAAACAAGAGGAAGTATCAAGCGAGCATGTGCTTGCCTCTTTTTTTAAAGTTGGCGAAAATAAAATTGAATTGCTTGAAGCTACCAGTGAGCAAAGTGCCATTGCCAGATTTATAGAAAAACGAGGAGAAGGAATTCATCACATCGCTTTTGATGTGGAAGATATCTATGCCGAGATGAAACGATTGCGCGAAGCAGGTTTCACTTTACTTAACGAGCAACCTAAAAAAGGAGCAGATAATAAATTGGTTTGCTTTGTACATCCAAAAGATGCCAATGGTGTGTTGGTTGAATTATGTCAGGAGATTAAGAAGGTGAATGATTAG
- a CDS encoding T9SS type A sorting domain-containing protein — MKISSLFLFASILIMGLVLTVKFIFTDRDVKEHPEVYDAFFFENKAAAYPLADVPKEAFANAYSFYTANFLHASYKQSAAWTSLGPDNVGGRTNSIAIHPTDTGTIWLGSASGGLWKSTTGGFGANAWQYVPTGFPVLGVASIAINPINKNELLIGTGETYNYDAYSGGLVVRTTRGSHGIGMLKSTDGGNTWSHVINWLANQQSTVWEIIYDTQNPINVFAATTEGVYKSTDGGTTWSKVFNTTMVMDLAVDPINAQVVYACVGNLDSPDHGIYKTTDGGTTWNKLTTGLPTSITGRICIDIYPGNSNLLVAHICDDFLSKGQYVSVNAGFSWQLEATIDIGSYQGWYSKCLKFDPADSSHVFCGGVYLHESNDMANTFLQTTYYDPTQIETLPWPDLHDLIFNPLDNNKLYLLTDAGLYRSNDGGASWAWCANGYNVSQFYSGAVSQQDSSMMLGGLQDRNTYQYTGTKNWDPKTGGDGCYTAIHPTDDNIQYASSQYLNVYQSTDRGQFFNSVFSGSSAAFVAPYVLAPSNPTQLYFGDQNFNTSYDGGFTYTTLNNVDNGNKVLAIAVSATNADKVYFTTAPTTGNPGKVFLSLNAGSSITNITGLLPDRFPRDIAINPNNDNELYIAYNGYGTGHIFKSTNSGASWMDVSTSLPNTPFHTLFINPTNSQQILAGCDLGIFYSDNGGLTWSTLNTGLHDATQIYDLQYSASNNSVVAFTHGSGVYTLPLGGLPISVDEKAINNSLTIHSVFNNQIHIVSYLSKSENVTVSVYDISGKKIVDNNMNIHAGSSKFTFNLPTINSGIYLILVEAESVSQRSMKKVFIN, encoded by the coding sequence ATGAAAATATCATCACTGTTTCTTTTCGCTTCCATATTAATAATGGGGTTAGTGTTAACTGTAAAATTTATTTTTACAGATAGGGATGTTAAAGAGCATCCTGAAGTGTACGATGCCTTTTTTTTTGAAAATAAAGCAGCTGCGTATCCATTAGCTGATGTACCTAAGGAAGCTTTTGCCAATGCTTATAGTTTTTATACTGCAAACTTTTTGCATGCATCGTATAAGCAAAGTGCAGCGTGGACAAGCCTTGGCCCCGACAATGTGGGTGGTCGTACCAATAGCATTGCTATACATCCTACTGATACCGGTACCATTTGGTTAGGTTCGGCATCCGGGGGCTTGTGGAAATCTACTACCGGAGGATTTGGTGCCAATGCCTGGCAGTATGTGCCAACCGGATTTCCGGTGCTGGGTGTTGCAAGCATTGCTATCAATCCAATAAATAAAAACGAATTACTAATTGGAACAGGCGAAACTTACAATTACGATGCTTATAGTGGTGGCCTGGTAGTGCGCACTACGCGCGGCAGTCATGGCATTGGTATGTTGAAGTCAACAGATGGCGGCAACACGTGGAGTCATGTTATTAATTGGCTTGCCAATCAGCAATCAACCGTATGGGAAATTATATATGATACACAAAACCCAATCAATGTATTTGCCGCTACTACCGAAGGTGTTTATAAATCAACTGATGGTGGCACTACCTGGAGCAAAGTTTTTAATACAACCATGGTGATGGATTTGGCTGTTGATCCTATCAATGCGCAAGTGGTGTATGCATGTGTTGGTAATTTAGATAGCCCTGATCATGGCATTTACAAAACGACCGATGGTGGCACTACCTGGAATAAACTTACCACAGGGCTACCAACATCTATTACGGGCAGAATTTGTATCGATATTTATCCAGGCAATTCAAACCTATTAGTTGCACACATCTGCGATGACTTTTTATCAAAGGGTCAATATGTAAGTGTAAATGCAGGTTTTAGTTGGCAATTAGAAGCAACTATTGACATTGGCTCATATCAAGGCTGGTATAGTAAGTGTTTAAAATTTGATCCGGCTGATAGTTCCCATGTTTTTTGCGGAGGTGTTTACTTGCACGAATCCAATGATATGGCAAACACTTTTTTGCAAACAACGTATTACGACCCTACACAAATTGAAACATTGCCTTGGCCCGATTTGCATGATTTAATTTTTAATCCACTTGATAATAATAAATTGTATTTACTTACCGATGCCGGCCTTTATCGTTCAAATGATGGTGGTGCATCATGGGCTTGGTGTGCTAATGGATATAATGTGTCGCAATTTTATAGTGGTGCAGTATCGCAACAAGATAGTAGCATGATGTTGGGCGGCTTGCAAGATCGCAACACGTATCAATATACAGGCACTAAAAACTGGGATCCAAAAACGGGAGGCGATGGTTGCTATACTGCTATCCATCCTACAGACGACAACATACAATATGCTTCTTCACAGTACTTAAACGTATATCAATCAACCGACCGTGGACAATTTTTTAATTCGGTATTTAGTGGGTCTAGTGCGGCCTTTGTAGCACCTTATGTTCTTGCACCATCTAACCCAACACAGTTATATTTTGGTGATCAAAATTTTAATACCTCGTACGATGGTGGATTTACCTATACTACTTTGAACAATGTTGATAACGGTAATAAGGTATTGGCAATAGCTGTATCCGCTACCAATGCAGATAAAGTTTATTTTACAACTGCACCTACTACAGGTAACCCCGGAAAAGTTTTTCTTTCATTAAATGCGGGATCATCAATTACCAATATTACCGGCTTATTACCCGATAGATTCCCGCGCGACATTGCCATTAATCCAAACAACGATAACGAACTTTACATTGCCTATAATGGCTATGGTACTGGGCATATTTTTAAATCAACCAACAGCGGTGCATCGTGGATGGATGTAAGTACTTCCTTGCCCAATACACCATTTCATACGTTGTTTATTAACCCTACCAATTCGCAGCAAATACTGGCAGGATGCGACCTTGGAATTTTTTATTCCGATAATGGGGGCTTAACATGGAGCACTTTAAATACGGGCTTGCACGATGCCACACAGATTTACGATTTACAATATAGCGCAAGTAATAATTCGGTTGTTGCCTTTACACATGGTAGCGGAGTGTATACACTTCCGCTTGGGGGCTTACCCATTTCGGTTGACGAAAAGGCAATTAACAATTCGCTTACTATTCATTCTGTTTTTAATAATCAGATTCATATTGTAAGCTACCTTTCCAAAAGTGAAAATGTAACGGTAAGTGTATATGATATAAGCGGAAAAAAAATAGTTGACAACAACATGAATATACATGCAGGAAGTTCGAAGTTTACTTTCAACCTGCCGACAATAAATTCGGGAATTTACCTGATACTTGTTGAAGCTGAATCAGTATCACAGCGGAGCATGAAAAAAGTATTTATTAATTAA